From one Pieris brassicae chromosome 5, ilPieBrab1.1, whole genome shotgun sequence genomic stretch:
- the LOC123710237 gene encoding ADP-ribosylation factor-binding protein GGA1 isoform X2 encodes MNITLTSLEALILKATHESLPQPDPAALEAFCAIMREAADGFHLAAQALASRIHVQNPREALLALSMLDRLMRKGDTNFQAEIGKFRFLNEMIKLVSPKYLADRTAPEVRTRVLQLLHAWSIEYPKESKFKVAFDMLKNQGVIKETPPPLPPEEVSTARPRIKSAIFEDDEKSKLLQKLLQSKKPEDLQHANRLIKTMVKEEEKRNEANSRRALEVNAALDSAGVLADMLDHAAEASPDEEQLIHELHSSCTRLRVVLQHLAASDTQVENLSDILHASDVLDEVFDKYNKYTHNKKSNKSTPTSQNNDSLLDFAGSSIKNTDKKHENRAIDDLGDIFLNESSSNSPKVELLTPVSLIQNDTINLEEKPKKAEGWNELDSLGEQLLKQSLPENAKRVENFNQKSNRKVPMNALEKSSPKEDNQKNEHLLDLDFFTKNLDDTMLSPAEQSTSISPNDDLMVDITETMNNNIHTNVEKILDLAPLVNNTNELSKDTVEQKYLKMRV; translated from the exons ATGAATATTACACTGACTAGCTTAGAAGCTTTAATTT TAAAAGCAACACATGAATCTCTTCCGCAACCTGATCCTGCGGCCTTAGAGGCATTTTGCGCAATTATGCGTGAAGCCGCTGATGGCTTTCATTTAGCGGCGCAGGCTTTAGCTTCTCGAATTCACGTACAAAATCCCCGTGAAGCTCTATTAGCCCTCTCTATGTTAGATCGTCTTATGCGTAAAGGCGACACGAACTTTCAGGCTGAAATTGGAAAGTTTCGGTTTTTGAATGAAATGATCAAGCTAGTTTCGCCTAAATATTTAGCGGACAGAACTGCTCCTGAAGTTAGGACTAGG gttTTACAATTACTGCATGCCTGGtctattgaatatccaaaagaGAGCAAATTTAAGGTGGCCTTTGACATGCTAAAGAACCAAGGTGTTATTAAGGAGACTCCACCACCTCTGCCACCTGAGGAAGTATCTACAGCTCGACCTAGAATTAAAAGTGCAATTTTTGAAGATGATGAAAAATCAAAGCTGCTCCAAAAATTACTTCAAAGCAAAAAACCAGAAGATCTACAGCATGCCAATAGATTAATCAAGACTATGGTCAAAGAG gAGGAAAAAAGAAATGAAGCCAACAGTCGGAGGGCATTAGAAGTGAATGCAGCTCTAGACAGTGCAGGGGTTTTAGCTGACATGTTGGATCATGCTGCTGAAGCTTCTCCTGATGAAGAACAACTCATCCATGAACTACATTCCAGCTGCACTAGACTGCGAGTTGTGTTACAACATTTAGCAGCTTCTGACACTCAAGTTGAGAACCTAA GTGACATCCTTCATGCAAGTGATGTTTTAGATGAAGTGTTTGATAAGTATAATAAGTACACacataacaaaaaaagcaACAAATCCACACCTACAAGCCAAAATAATGATAGTCTTTTAGACTTTGCGGGAAGTTCTATCAAAAACACAGataaaaaacatgaaaacaGAGCTATAGATGATTTaggtgatatatttttaaatgaaagcaGTTCAAATAGTCCTAAAGTGGAACTCCTTACACCTGTCAGTTTAATACAAAATG ATACTATCAATCTAGAAGAAAAACCTAAGAAGGCTGAGGGCTGGAATGAACTAGACTCGCTTGGAGAGCAATTATTAAAGCAATCATTACCAGAAAATGCAAAACGAGTTGAGAATTTTAACCA GAAATCAAATAGAAAAGTACCTATGAATGCTCTAGAAAAGTCATCACCAAAGGAAGATAATCAAAAGAATGAACACCTACTGGATCTTGATTTTTTCACTAAAAACCTGGATGACACAATGTTATCACCCGCTGAACAATCAACTTCCATCAGCCCAAATGACGATCTCATGGTGGATATAACCGAAAcgatgaataataatattcatacaaATGTAGAAAAAATACTAGACCTGGCTCCTTTAGTAAACAATACAAACGAGTTAAGTAAAGACACTGTCGAACAGAAG TATTTGAAGATGAGGGTGTGA
- the LOC123709334 gene encoding essential MCU regulator, mitochondrial: MYLTRFTRLVVQGNYKNGTFLSKRTATTTPSGAILPEPEKTPFGILSVVGAVIPGLLIGAAISKNIANFLEENELFVPSDDDDDDD; the protein is encoded by the coding sequence atgtacCTAACACGATTTACTCGGTTAGTTGTACAAGGAAATTACAAAAATGGTACATTTTTATCAAAGAGAACGGCAACCACAACACCGAGCGGAGCTATACTTCCAGAACCTGAGAAGACTCCATTTGGTATTTTAAGTGTGGTGGGCGCGGTGATCCCTGGACTTCTTATTGGCGCAGCTATAAGTAAAAACATTGCGAACTTCTTAGaagaaaatgaattatttgttCCTTCCGATGATGACGATGACGACGATTAG